One genomic window of Rhinolophus ferrumequinum isolate MPI-CBG mRhiFer1 chromosome 23, mRhiFer1_v1.p, whole genome shotgun sequence includes the following:
- the GHRH gene encoding somatoliberin isoform X1 — MLLWVFLLMILTLSSGSHCSPPSLPLRMPRYADAIFTNGYRKVLGQLSARKLLQDLMSRQQGERNQEQRAKVRAGRQAESMWADQKQMALESILVALPQKQRNSQG, encoded by the exons ATGCTGCTCTGGGTGTTCTTGCTCATGATCCTCACCCTCAGCAGCGGCTCCCACTGCTCCCCACCCTCCTTGCCCCTCAG GATGCCCCGGTATGCCGATGCCATCTTCACCAATGGCTACCGGAAGGTGCTGGGCCAGCTGTCTGCCCGCAAGCTGCTCCAGGACCTCATGAGCAGGCAGCAGGG agaaagaaaccagGAGCAAAGAGCAAAGGTAAGGGCTGGCCGTCAGGCGGAGAGCATGTGGGCAGACCAAAAGCAGATGGCATTGGAGAGCATCCTGGTGGCCCTGCCACAGAAGCAGAG GAATTCCCAAGGATGA
- the GHRH gene encoding somatoliberin isoform X2 — protein sequence MLLWVFLLMILTLSSGSHCSPPSLPLRMPRYADAIFTNGYRKVLGQLSARKLLQDLMSRQQGERNQEQRAKVRAGRQAESMWADQKQMALESILVALPQKHNRNSQG from the exons ATGCTGCTCTGGGTGTTCTTGCTCATGATCCTCACCCTCAGCAGCGGCTCCCACTGCTCCCCACCCTCCTTGCCCCTCAG GATGCCCCGGTATGCCGATGCCATCTTCACCAATGGCTACCGGAAGGTGCTGGGCCAGCTGTCTGCCCGCAAGCTGCTCCAGGACCTCATGAGCAGGCAGCAGGG agaaagaaaccagGAGCAAAGAGCAAAGGTAAGGGCTGGCCGTCAGGCGGAGAGCATGTGGGCAGACCAAAAGCAGATGGCATTGGAGAGCATCCTGGTGGCCCTGCCACAGAAGCA caacAGGAATTCCCAAGGATGA